In Thermoanaerobaculia bacterium, the sequence GGACGCCGATCCCGCGGCAGCCGGCGTTGCCGGCCATCTCGAGGTCGAACGAGGTGTCGCCGATCATCAGCGCTTCAGCGGCGACGACGCCCAGCTCCTCGAACAGGCCGAGGAGCATGCCGGGGGCCGGCTTCGAGGGCGCTTCGTCGACCGTGCGCGTAGCGTGGAAGAACCGCCGCAGGCCGGTGGCGTCGAGCTCGCGCTCGAGCCCGGCGCGCCCCTTGGCCGTGGCGACGCCCAGGAGGTAGCCCGCGGCATGGAGCTCCTCGACGACCGCGAACGAACCCGGAAAGAGCGCCACCCTGTCCTTGTAGTCGGCGCGCCAGAGGCGGCGGTAGTTGTCGACCAGGCGGGCCGATATGTCTTCGTTCCAGTTCGGGAAGTGCCGCTGCATGGTCTCGGGGAGACCGAGGCCGATGCACTCGCGGACCTGCTCCGGCGC encodes:
- a CDS encoding HAD-IA family hydrolase, translating into NFRLLVFDWDGTLMDSIGTIVDCTMAAFAALEDVPAGERLAPEQVRECIGLGLPETMQRHFPNWNEDISARLVDNYRRLWRADYKDRVALFPGSFAVVEELHAAGYLLGVATAKGRAGLERELDATGLRRFFHATRTVDEAPSKPAPGMLLGLFEELGVVAAEALMIGDTSFDLEMAGNAGCRGIGVLSGGQRLEHLEPHRPVAVLPSVRELPAWLGASPA